In Zingiber officinale cultivar Zhangliang chromosome 1A, Zo_v1.1, whole genome shotgun sequence, the DNA window TCGTCGGTAAAATATATGGAATTGGGCGTCAAGTGTGGGAAATCGGATGCAGAGAGGCAAAGCGGGTGGTTGCTGCCCAAGAAGATGATCaactctcccaagtccttcatttgTTCTGTTCTTCTACTTATTCTCTTCTCCTCCAGTAGTAACCTGTAAACCTCGGCGAAGGCGGTGCCGCGATATCTGTCCCTCTTCCTCCGAATGTTCAAGAGATCTCCTCGGGGAGTCTCGGCCAGGTAGTGAAAGTGGTAAGAACCATCATTCCTCGGAACCACCGATTTAAATCTGGGAATATTGCCACGTCGAAGTTGGGCGTCGTCGAATACGCAAactcgcacggatccggtgatcGTGGTCGCGTACAGTTTGCCGTCGTGGAAGAGAATGTCCTGAATCTCAACGGAGTCGGTTAGCCAGAACCAGCTCTGGTAGCCGGATAAGGTGAAAGAGATGCCGGGGAGAAGATGGTGGACGAGCGCGACGATGTAGTCACCTCCCAGCGAGGGATCGGCAGATAGGGTTGCTTTGAGGTGAATATACCCCAGCAGCGATTTAGTCACTGCAATGCGTTGACGTGTTCGGATAATGCAGTCCTCGCCGTCGCTGTCGATGAGGTCGATGTGATTGTAGGAGAGGATGGAGGGGAGGTCGATCTGCGCGCCGGTGATCGGGTTCAGTAGTTGGAGCAACCCCGAGCAGGTGTCGGCTGTGATGACCCAACCGTGAGCGGAGCCGATAAGGAGCCGGCGGCTTATGGGAGGGTCCGGGAGGGCGATGGTGTATTCCCTTCGCTCGTAGAAGCTGTAGAAGGTGGCGGCGGACGGGTCGCCGCGGCGGCCGCCGCCGAACATGAGCCAGGGGCTCTGCCCCTGGAACACGAGGCGTCCGCTGCGCGTGCGCACCTCGTGGGCGGCGGCCGACCACGAGACGCAGACGGCGGCGGAGCGAAACAAATGAGGAAGGGAGAGTTTGGAGAAGATGAGGGAGAAGAGATCCACAGGGAGATCAGCCCATCCGCCGTCGCCGGCCATGATCGGAGGATCTAAGAGATCTACCGGAGGATTTACAACATGCCGCGTACCCTGATTTTATACTCTTTTTCCAAATCTTTTCTCaacatatttattttttcttttctatttttgaataaattaaaatagtaaaaaatatcaattatGCCTTTTTTATTTTAAGGAaacgaaaaattaaataaatttaacgcAATCTTTTTTTGTTTAAAGatgacatttttaaaaattatgtcttttttattatttaaggaaataaattattTCACTTCCAACTTTATACCCCCTTAACAAATTGGTTTTACTTTtccaaattattttattaaataaaatagtttttttacgATTAGTctaatcattttatttttctaaattatttcaatttacGGTGCAATAATTAAATTGAGAAAGTATACAACTGATGGTAAAATATCAACCTAGAGTATCATATCAATttccttaaatttaaattttactttaaatattatattttatataaaaaatttctaCATCTATCATATATATTccctaaatatatatttataaacagtaattctctaaatttatttttttaaatattcaaatattatttctctttcctctctcctcccttgaataataaaagaaaaaaaaattctatccccttgtttaataataaaaaaaatagggaaaaagagtaaaaataaaaaaaaaaaatgataaattatagaaaatttctGGATtgtataataaaaaatagatattCAAAATTAATATAGTAATTTTTTTACCTTACATTTTGGTTTTTGGAGTAGGATTTTTAAATGGATCCTCTTACTGACCACAATTTAAAAGTTCTTACTGTCCTTAatcatttaatcaaaattaaataaattaaatttttataaatataactGAATTTTATCATAAAAATCAGATAAATTAAAgcaataattaatcaattaatttaatcgaTTATCGAATTAACCCATCTTTTCCTATCATCGAATGATATGTAGCAGTAATCGATTGTTATTGAACGATGGAGCCGTGAAGTGATATTttagaggttttttttttaaaatactgaTTTAGCAACATTGGTCAATTGATTATatattgtttaatttaattagtttaattaatttttaaatttaaaatctataGAGAATTGAATAaacctaaataataataataaaaaaatctatttacccACCCATCCACAAATAAATGTGGAACAACAAGtgctttatttatttatatgtttttttttttttgttcttttttccCTTGAATGTGGTTAATAGATCTGATCATGATTCAGAGCCATCGGTTCATATTGACTCTTAAGTTTAATTGTCTAAGGTGATTATGCCGCTGATTTATAATTTGGTTCACtttgattaaaaattaatattattaaaaataattataaattataaatttataaaaataaaataaaataaagaagcgCTTGTGGAAAGGGGTGTAGAGGTCGAGGGGGAGCAGGAGAGGAGCAAGGGGAGGAGCGCGAGGTCACGCAGGACGTGGTCGAAGAAGACATTGTAACTGAGGTCGAGGAAGTGAAGCGCGAGGAGAAGTGAGAGCTCGAGCGAAATGGGGTTTGAGAGGTTATTGTTAGAGATAGGGACAGATTAGGTGAAGGATCCAAGTATTAGACTATGATCTTTACAATGAGAAAACTCAAATGTAGCAACTAGATCAGATGCAATAGTAGTTACATTTGACAGTAGTTGTTGCACATTATAATTGTCTTGGATCCTGTCGATAAACGTCAATGAGTGAATCACCGATGAGTTGACTCTGTTACCAACTTAATCGTCAGTCGCTGAACGACAATGAAGATGATGATATGATTGGGAGTCTAGACGAAGATAAATAAGAAGAATAAGAGGGTTAGAATGATGGTCAGGGGTTCTCCGATATATATGCGTCGGTATTCCATCGGTAATAGGCCTTACCGAC includes these proteins:
- the LOC122038903 gene encoding F-box/kelch-repeat protein At1g57790-like, which codes for MAGDGGWADLPVDLFSLIFSKLSLPHLFRSAAVCVSWSAAAHEVRTRSGRLVFQGQSPWLMFGGGRRGDPSAATFYSFYERREYTIALPDPPISRRLLIGSAHGWVITADTCSGLLQLLNPITGAQIDLPSILSYNHIDLIDSDGEDCIIRTRQRIAVTKSLLGYIHLKATLSADPSLGGDYIVALVHHLLPGISFTLSGYQSWFWLTDSVEIQDILFHDGKLYATTITGSVRVCVFDDAQLRRGNIPRFKSVVPRNDGSYHFHYLAETPRGDLLNIRRKRDRYRGTAFAEVYRLLLEEKRISRRTEQMKDLGELIIFLGSNHPLCLSASDFPHLTPNSIYFTDDLRLVDRRRMSMSIKERIGPDVGIYSMTDHTYTRIFPGDLRLNWPPPVWFKLD